The Methylomarinum vadi genome has a window encoding:
- a CDS encoding acetate/propionate family kinase, with product MKTLVLNSGSSSIKYSLFDMGEQSVIVSGLIERIGEAESRHRFELHLADTEARCDEKNAIIGDHRQGLQNLFTLLSECGALKNAAELVCIGHRVVHGGEHFRQPVLIDADVIEQIRQMIPLAPLHNPANLLGIEQAIEQLPSVPQVAVFDTAFHQTLPPPAYHYAVPADWYRQYGVRRYGFHGTSHYYVAKRAAAHLGQDLRALNLITLHLGNGASMTAIANGQSIDTTMGMTPLEGLIMGTRCGDIDPALPFFLERSHAFSFSELENQFNKHSGLKGICGENDMRAIHRLAEQGNESARLALEMYAYRIKKYLGAYYAALGHVDALVFTGGIGENDTWLRQHCCDNLHALGIEVDRNKNQSGDAECFAINSDSAPVSILVVKTNEELEIALQSLACVQS from the coding sequence ATGAAGACCTTAGTTCTCAATTCCGGCAGTTCTTCGATTAAATACAGCCTGTTCGACATGGGCGAACAAAGCGTTATCGTTTCCGGACTGATCGAAAGAATCGGCGAAGCGGAAAGCCGGCACCGCTTCGAGCTTCATTTGGCCGATACCGAAGCCCGCTGCGACGAAAAAAACGCCATCATCGGCGATCATCGGCAAGGATTGCAAAACCTGTTCACGCTGCTGAGTGAATGCGGCGCGCTGAAGAATGCGGCCGAGCTGGTCTGTATCGGCCACCGGGTCGTGCATGGCGGTGAGCATTTCCGCCAACCCGTCCTCATCGACGCCGATGTCATCGAGCAAATCAGGCAAATGATTCCGTTAGCGCCGCTGCACAACCCCGCCAATCTACTCGGTATCGAACAGGCGATTGAGCAATTGCCTAGCGTGCCCCAGGTTGCCGTGTTCGATACCGCCTTCCATCAAACCCTGCCGCCGCCGGCCTATCATTACGCCGTGCCGGCCGACTGGTATCGGCAATACGGCGTGCGCCGCTACGGTTTTCACGGCACGTCCCATTATTACGTCGCCAAGCGGGCGGCCGCTCATTTAGGCCAGGATTTACGCGCGCTGAATCTGATTACGTTGCACCTAGGCAATGGCGCCAGCATGACCGCTATCGCCAATGGACAAAGCATCGATACGACGATGGGCATGACGCCGTTGGAAGGTTTGATTATGGGGACTCGTTGCGGCGATATCGACCCGGCCCTGCCCTTCTTTCTGGAACGCAGCCACGCCTTCTCCTTTAGCGAACTGGAAAACCAGTTCAACAAGCATAGCGGACTGAAAGGCATTTGCGGCGAAAACGATATGCGCGCCATACACCGCCTGGCCGAACAAGGAAATGAATCGGCCCGCTTGGCGTTGGAAATGTATGCCTACCGCATAAAAAAATATCTGGGCGCCTACTATGCCGCGCTCGGCCATGTCGATGCCCTCGTCTTCACCGGCGGCATCGGCGAAAACGACACTTGGCTGCGGCAACATTGTTGCGACAATTTACACGCTCTGGGTATCGAGGTCGACCGCAACAAAAACCAATCCGGCGATGCCGAATGTTTCGCCATCAACAGCGATTCCGCGCCGGTATCGATACTGGTCGTTAAAACCAACGAAGAATTGGAGATCGCCCTGCAGTCACTTGCCTGCGTTCAGTCATAG
- a CDS encoding HDOD domain-containing protein produces the protein MTPKILAEKVNSLFSLPDVALRINELLADTKSSNSDLEEVILHDPALTARLLKIVNSSYYGFPSKISTISRAITMLGTKELRNLVMATTVADSFTDIPEHLVDMNTFWYHSVTSAILARLLAKQRNHLDHERFFIAGLLHSIGKLVFFTEYPQQSALILSLKEQGADAMTAKEKETFGFTHTDLGAELLKQWKLPETIWRMVGSQLDPLHAEEGVEDACILHVAAVIADRIEPCAKQDLDFQEPELDYASPVFKYLQVREQDIQPLIQEAVFQAFDILSYIRPEASVIF, from the coding sequence ATGACCCCGAAAATTTTGGCCGAAAAAGTAAATTCCTTGTTTTCACTGCCTGATGTGGCGCTTCGGATCAATGAGTTGTTAGCCGATACGAAGTCGAGCAATAGCGATCTCGAGGAGGTCATCCTGCATGACCCCGCCTTGACCGCCAGGTTACTGAAGATCGTGAACAGTTCCTATTACGGTTTTCCGAGCAAGATTTCAACCATCTCCAGAGCAATCACGATGCTTGGGACGAAGGAATTGCGTAACCTCGTCATGGCGACTACGGTGGCAGACAGCTTTACAGACATTCCCGAGCATCTGGTCGATATGAATACTTTTTGGTATCACAGCGTGACTAGCGCCATTCTAGCGCGGTTATTGGCCAAGCAACGCAATCATTTGGATCACGAACGTTTTTTTATCGCCGGGTTATTGCACAGCATTGGCAAACTGGTGTTTTTTACCGAATATCCGCAACAATCGGCGTTAATTTTGAGTTTGAAGGAGCAAGGTGCTGACGCCATGACGGCCAAGGAGAAGGAAACCTTCGGTTTTACTCATACCGACCTTGGGGCGGAATTATTAAAACAGTGGAAGTTGCCGGAAACCATTTGGCGCATGGTCGGAAGCCAGCTGGACCCTTTGCATGCGGAAGAAGGGGTGGAAGACGCCTGTATTTTGCATGTCGCCGCTGTTATTGCCGATCGCATAGAACCCTGCGCCAAGCAGGACCTTGATTTCCAGGAACCTGAATTGGATTATGCTTCGCCGGTCTTCAAGTATTTGCAAGTACGGGAGCAAGACATCCAGCCTTTGATTCAGGAGGCGGTGTTCCAAGCCTTCGATATCCTGAGTTATATCCGACCGGAGGCTTCGGTCATTTTTTAA
- a CDS encoding cyclic nucleotide-binding domain-containing protein has protein sequence MLNSEHPLSLKSLLDHPEFVEGEFWLRKQYHPEEVVIVEGERGKEIFVILNGQVSVCTKVQISADRHMVSGLCELFDGEEFSHSCFFDDEPHCATVKAISASELAVIDAEKLKQFLLNNPELGFRLLYHWLSIILPRIRQSNKRFSNLLSWGLKAYQIDSSI, from the coding sequence ATGTTGAATTCCGAGCACCCCTTGTCCTTGAAATCATTGCTGGATCATCCCGAATTTGTCGAAGGGGAGTTCTGGCTACGCAAACAGTACCACCCAGAGGAAGTGGTTATTGTTGAAGGCGAGAGGGGAAAGGAAATTTTTGTGATCTTGAACGGCCAGGTTTCCGTCTGTACAAAAGTACAGATTTCCGCGGATCGTCACATGGTGTCGGGGCTTTGCGAATTGTTCGATGGAGAAGAATTCTCCCATTCCTGCTTTTTCGATGACGAACCGCACTGTGCCACGGTTAAAGCGATTTCGGCTAGCGAGCTGGCGGTGATCGATGCGGAAAAACTCAAACAATTCCTGCTGAATAACCCAGAATTGGGATTTCGCCTTTTGTATCATTGGCTGAGCATCATCCTTCCCCGAATTCGGCAAAGTAATAAACGCTTTTCTAACTTGCTGAGCTGGGGCCTAAAAGCCTACCAAATCGACTCGTCCATTTAA
- a CDS encoding YfhL family 4Fe-4S dicluster ferredoxin yields the protein MSLLISDECINCDVCEPECPNGAISQGEDIYVIDPNLCTECVGHHDTPQCVEVCPVDCIDKDPDRVEDHDTLYQKYLKLTQ from the coding sequence ATGTCTCTTTTAATCAGCGATGAATGTATCAACTGCGATGTTTGCGAGCCCGAATGTCCGAACGGCGCGATCTCGCAAGGCGAGGATATTTATGTGATCGATCCTAATCTGTGTACCGAATGCGTCGGTCATCACGATACACCGCAATGTGTCGAGGTTTGCCCGGTGGATTGTATCGACAAGGACCCGGACAGGGTCGAAGATCACGATACGTTGTATCAAAAATATCTGAAATTGACACAGTAA
- the coaD gene encoding pantetheine-phosphate adenylyltransferase — translation MHITAIYPGTFDPITNGHLDLVARAAKLYHRIIVAVAESRGKAPLFSVEERVALVEAVTADFENVVVIGFNNLLVDCAREHDADVILRGLRAVSDFEYEFQLAGMNRRLSPQLETVFLTPAEQYEFISSSMIREIARLQGDVSSFVPAIVERRLIEKFSKE, via the coding sequence ATGCATATTACCGCTATTTATCCGGGAACATTCGATCCGATTACCAACGGTCATCTGGACTTGGTGGCCCGGGCAGCTAAGCTCTATCACCGGATCATTGTTGCCGTCGCCGAGAGCCGCGGCAAGGCGCCGCTGTTTTCGGTGGAGGAACGGGTGGCATTGGTCGAGGCGGTAACAGCGGATTTCGAAAACGTGGTCGTGATCGGTTTTAACAATCTGCTGGTGGACTGCGCCAGGGAACACGATGCCGATGTGATCCTGCGCGGCCTTAGGGCAGTTTCGGATTTTGAATACGAGTTCCAGTTGGCCGGCATGAACAGGAGATTGTCGCCGCAATTGGAAACGGTTTTTTTGACCCCGGCGGAACAGTATGAATTCATTTCGTCCAGTATGATCAGGGAAATAGCCCGGTTGCAGGGCGATGTTTCCAGTTTTGTCCCCGCTATTGTCGAACGACGATTAATTGAAAAATTTTCCAAGGAGTAA
- the rsmD gene encoding 16S rRNA (guanine(966)-N(2))-methyltransferase RsmD: MASKLRIIGGQWRSRQLLFEDAPGLRPTPARVRETLFNWLQYDVIGSRCLDLYAGSGALGVEAASRGAAYVVQVEHNAQACRFLKGNCDKLEAGQIRVVQRDVFRFLAGGDEESFDLAFLDPPFGQGLAQQTCFWLEDKSWLAERAKIYVEVEKGLALNDIPDNWRRLKHKSAGDVDYYLFERG, translated from the coding sequence TTGGCGAGTAAACTGCGTATTATCGGCGGGCAATGGCGTAGTCGCCAGTTGCTATTCGAGGATGCCCCCGGGCTGAGGCCGACACCGGCGCGGGTCCGGGAAACGCTATTTAACTGGCTGCAATACGACGTGATCGGCAGCCGCTGCCTGGACCTTTATGCCGGCAGCGGCGCGCTGGGCGTGGAAGCGGCATCGAGAGGGGCAGCTTATGTCGTGCAAGTGGAACACAACGCCCAGGCTTGTCGTTTCTTGAAAGGCAATTGCGACAAGTTGGAAGCGGGGCAAATCAGGGTCGTGCAACGGGATGTGTTCCGTTTTTTGGCCGGCGGCGACGAGGAGTCATTCGACCTGGCCTTTCTCGATCCGCCTTTCGGTCAGGGCTTGGCCCAACAAACGTGTTTTTGGTTGGAAGATAAAAGCTGGTTGGCTGAGCGGGCGAAGATTTATGTCGAAGTGGAAAAAGGTCTGGCGCTGAACGATATACCGGACAATTGGCGGCGACTGAAACACAAAAGTGCCGGAGATGTCGATTATTATTTGTTTGAACGCGGTTAA
- a CDS encoding M16 family metallopeptidase — translation MRINWLAIVLVVFSHSSWSAANIEHWQTPRGSRVYYVHTEGLPLADIRVTFDAGSARDGYQYGLASITSAMLDTGAGEWNADQIAERFESVGAQFGTGASIDMAWLSLRTLTDKPLFDKAVATLRTILADPSFDEADFQRKKNRTLAALKHREESPGAVAEIAFYKALYQDHPYGHPSEGMVETVAGFTVDDLRQFFRRYYVAANAMVVIVGDLERAQAERLAESLLSGLADGEKPEPIPEITMPSKGHTRHIRFPSTQTHVLSGLPGSYRKDPDYFTLYVGNHILGGSGLVSKLFEEVREKRGLAYSAYSYFSPLYRPGPFTMGLQTRNDQTGKALKIMKRTLTDFIENGPSEKELEAAKKNITGGFVLRFDTNRKLTEYVNMIGFYRLPLDYLETFPNKVQAVTAAQIKDAFQRRVNPKLLQTITVGGK, via the coding sequence ATGCGTATTAATTGGCTGGCAATCGTCTTGGTGGTTTTTTCACACAGTTCATGGTCGGCGGCAAACATCGAACACTGGCAAACGCCGCGCGGCAGCCGCGTTTATTATGTTCACACCGAAGGACTGCCCTTGGCCGATATTCGCGTGACCTTCGACGCCGGCAGCGCCCGCGACGGTTATCAGTACGGCTTGGCCTCGATTACGTCGGCGATGCTCGATACCGGTGCCGGGGAATGGAATGCCGATCAGATCGCCGAGCGCTTCGAAAGCGTCGGCGCGCAGTTTGGCACCGGCGCGTCCATCGACATGGCCTGGCTATCCTTGCGGACGTTAACGGACAAACCGTTGTTCGACAAGGCCGTGGCGACATTGCGCACGATATTGGCCGACCCGTCCTTTGACGAAGCCGATTTTCAGCGCAAAAAAAATCGCACGCTGGCGGCATTGAAACACCGCGAGGAATCGCCCGGCGCGGTGGCCGAAATCGCTTTCTATAAGGCACTGTACCAGGACCATCCCTATGGCCATCCTAGCGAGGGCATGGTGGAAACGGTTGCAGGCTTCACGGTCGATGATCTACGCCAGTTTTTTCGCCGCTATTATGTCGCCGCCAACGCCATGGTCGTGATTGTAGGCGATCTTGAGAGAGCGCAAGCGGAACGCTTGGCGGAATCGCTTTTGTCAGGATTGGCGGATGGCGAAAAACCGGAGCCCATCCCCGAAATCACGATGCCCAGCAAAGGCCATACCCGGCATATCCGGTTTCCGTCAACGCAGACCCACGTATTGTCGGGTTTGCCGGGCAGCTATCGCAAGGACCCCGATTATTTCACGTTATATGTCGGTAATCATATTCTGGGCGGTAGCGGTTTGGTCTCGAAGTTGTTCGAGGAAGTGCGCGAGAAACGCGGCCTCGCCTACAGCGCCTACAGTTATTTCTCGCCGTTGTATCGGCCGGGGCCTTTCACGATGGGTTTGCAAACTCGTAACGACCAAACCGGCAAGGCCCTTAAGATCATGAAGCGGACGTTAACCGACTTCATTGAGAACGGTCCCAGTGAGAAAGAATTGGAAGCCGCCAAGAAGAATATTACCGGTGGTTTCGTGCTGCGTTTCGATACCAACCGCAAATTGACCGAATATGTCAATATGATCGGTTTTTATCGTTTGCCATTGGATTACCTGGAAACCTTCCCGAACAAGGTTCAGGCGGTGACCGCAGCGCAGATAAAGGACGCGTTTCAGCGGCGGGTAAATCCTAAATTACTACAGACGATCACGGTCGGCGGAAAGTAA
- a CDS encoding M16 family metallopeptidase, protein MNYRVIIIALLSLPLWVQAGEAKVQEKVLTNGLKILVKEDHRSPVAVSQIWYKVGSSYEPGGITGISHMLEHMMFKGTDRYPAGEFSRIIAENGGNENAFTGRDYTAYFQTLEKSRLEVSFKLEADRMRNLHLLADELKKELQVVTEERRMRTDDKPRAKVQEYFMAMAFTNSPYRNPIIGWPADIANYRIEDLQAWYQRWYAPNNATLVVVGDVEPEQVFQLAEKHFAALKPSDIEPLKPQTEVEQLGVRKMTVKLPAKLPYIVMGYKVPVLASADPEWEAYALEVLAGILDGGNSARLSSRLVRGKQIAVSAGAGYGLTSRLPDLFILDATPAKGKTVFDMEYALKDEINQLQRELVTDDELQRIKAQVLANAVYERDSNFYQAMQLGMLETIGVGWQKVDEYVDKVNQVTAEQVRAVARKYLVEDRLSIAYLEPQPISEHTQIENGEGISDAY, encoded by the coding sequence ATGAATTATAGGGTCATTATTATCGCATTATTGAGTCTGCCGTTATGGGTTCAGGCGGGAGAAGCGAAAGTGCAGGAAAAAGTCTTGACGAACGGTTTGAAAATCCTGGTCAAGGAAGATCACCGTTCGCCGGTAGCGGTCTCGCAAATCTGGTACAAGGTCGGTTCCAGTTACGAGCCGGGCGGTATCACCGGAATTTCCCATATGCTCGAGCACATGATGTTCAAAGGGACCGACCGTTATCCGGCCGGCGAATTTTCCCGCATTATCGCCGAGAACGGCGGTAACGAAAACGCCTTCACCGGCCGTGATTATACCGCCTATTTTCAGACCCTGGAGAAATCACGCCTGGAAGTCAGTTTCAAACTGGAAGCCGACCGGATGCGTAATCTGCATCTGTTGGCCGACGAGCTGAAGAAAGAGTTGCAGGTCGTCACCGAGGAACGCCGCATGCGCACCGACGACAAGCCGCGGGCCAAGGTTCAGGAATACTTCATGGCGATGGCGTTTACCAATAGTCCCTATAGGAATCCGATCATCGGCTGGCCGGCCGATATCGCCAATTACCGGATCGAGGACTTGCAGGCCTGGTATCAACGCTGGTATGCGCCGAACAACGCGACCCTGGTGGTGGTCGGAGACGTTGAGCCGGAACAGGTCTTTCAACTGGCGGAAAAGCATTTTGCCGCATTGAAACCCAGCGACATCGAACCGCTGAAACCGCAAACCGAGGTCGAGCAGCTTGGGGTCAGGAAAATGACCGTCAAGCTGCCGGCCAAACTACCCTACATCGTCATGGGCTACAAGGTGCCGGTACTGGCCAGCGCCGATCCGGAATGGGAGGCCTATGCGCTGGAGGTCTTGGCTGGGATACTCGATGGCGGCAATAGCGCTAGATTGTCCTCGCGCCTGGTCAGGGGCAAGCAGATCGCGGTATCGGCCGGCGCCGGATACGGTCTGACCTCGCGTTTGCCGGATTTGTTTATTCTGGATGCGACACCGGCCAAAGGCAAAACGGTATTCGATATGGAATATGCGCTCAAAGATGAGATTAATCAGTTGCAGCGCGAACTGGTCACTGACGATGAGCTGCAACGCATCAAGGCCCAGGTACTGGCCAACGCCGTCTATGAGCGCGATTCCAATTTTTACCAGGCCATGCAGTTGGGCATGCTGGAAACCATCGGCGTAGGCTGGCAAAAAGTGGACGAATATGTGGACAAGGTTAATCAGGTGACGGCCGAACAGGTGCGCGCTGTGGCGCGCAAATATCTGGTCGAGGACAGGCTGAGCATCGCTTATCTCGAGCCACAACCGATTTCAGAACATACCCAGATAGAGAATGGAGAGGGAATAAGTGATGCGTATTAA